A region from the Triticum aestivum cultivar Chinese Spring chromosome 3D, IWGSC CS RefSeq v2.1, whole genome shotgun sequence genome encodes:
- the LOC123080335 gene encoding uncharacterized protein, protein MECNKDEAIRSKEMAERKYKVNDFAGARKFALKAKGLFDLEGIDQMIVALDVHLRSLKKFEGENDWYGILEVSTWADEETIRKQYKKLALQTHPDKNSFVGADSAFNLISDAWNVLSDKNKRILHDQRRHMSSLRVLQNNSQVSVDNTSSSSMPSMNGFCRQNTGPASPPNVPPPNIPKLSTFWTVCISCRMNFEYPRQYVNQYMICPECHKPFKAEEVPPPPTSSHTYQPKSMDTNTSRGRTACPGEGMAGTGVASGSRNHHNPMQQRCSFQGSAGGAHTFSHSVQQTHGTVSGSSGSSIPRKAAATKEKEAAKKRYKKVAPQSTSSGLDGDSSSQNKAKMKARSTDRASGAKRRKETSNCPVSAGSSFIKEMEKLDMRNLLINKMKLQLRDKLEEFNRKKADMENGRKMQTSQRTNKAATCSTAVDAKKMKRTQRSSSVHPEEDNGKKLTSERKRAEKRKHAGSEEMGSWEWKKPEIRLFYTRRSRREQEPSPDEMLVPDADFYAFGDHSGNSFQKDQVWATYDEEDGMPRYYALIQTVHSRRPFKVTFAFLKADNPDEFGASDWLSCGFSKTCGDFKPGASEDADELNKFSHLVACQKGPGRRIIRILPRKGDIWALYQNWSADWDELVPDETMYKYDLVQVLDSYSPSEGLSVMPIEKVPGFVSVFKPLSDPAKSRRIPEEEMTRFSHQVPFHILTGEEAHNSPKGCYELDPGSTPKELLQVV, encoded by the coding sequence ATGGAGTGCAACAAAGATGAAGCGATCAGATCAAAGGAGATGGCTGAAAGGAAGTACAAGGTGAACGATTTTGCGGGCGCAAGGAAGTTTGCCTTGAAAGCAAAGGGTCTTTTCGATCTTGAGGGCATCGATCAGATGATTGTAGCCTTGGATGTCCACCTAAGGTCACTGAAAAAGTTTGAAGGGGAGAATGACTGGTATGGCATCCTAGAAGTATCAACCTGGGCTGATGAGGAGACTATCAGGAAGCAGTACAAGAAGCTGGCCTTACAAACTCATCCAGACAAGAACAGTTTCGTTGGTGCTGATAGTGCTTTCAATCTCATCTCAGATGCTTGGAATGTATTGTCTGACAAAAACAAGAGAATACTTCATGATCAGAGGAGGCATATGAGCTCTTTACGAGTCCTTCAGAACAACTCCCAAGTAAGTGTTGATAACACTTCCAGTTCATCCATGCCAAGTATGAATGGCTTCTGCAGGCAAAATACTGGTCCAGCCTCACCTCCCAATGTGCCTCCTCCAAatatcccaaagctaagcacatttTGGACAGTCTGCATTTCTTGTCGCATGAACTTTGAGTACCCAAGGCAATACGTGAACCAATATATGATATGCCCAGAGTGCCATAAACCTTTTAAGGCTGAAGAAGTTCCTCCTCCGCCTACTTCAAGTCACACCTACCAACCAAAGTCAATGGATACTAATACTAGTAGGGGTCGCACAGCATGTCCTGGTGAGGGAATGGCAGGAACAGGAGTGGCTAGTGGTAGCCGGAATCATCATAATCCTATGCAGCAGCGGTGCTCTTTTCAGGGATCTGCAGGTGGTGCACACACTTTTTCACATTCAGTGCAACAGACACATGGTACTGTTTCAGGCTCTTCCGGATCATCAATCCCTAGAAAAGCTGCAGCAACGAAGGAAAAGGAAGCCGCAAAGAAGCGATACAAGAAAGTGGCGCCGCAGTCAACAAGCTCTGGCCTTGATGGTGACTCAAGTTCACAGAACAAAGCCAAAATGAAGGCTCGCTCCACTGACCGGGCATCGGGAGCGAAGAGGCGCAAGGAAACTTCTAATTGTCCTGTATCTGCAGGGAGCAGCTTCATCAAGGAGATGGAGAAGTTGGATATGCGAAACTTACTAATTAACAAGATGAAACTCCAACTTCGGGACAAATTAGAGGAGTTCAACAGGAAGAAGGCTGATATGGAGAATGGACGAAAGATGCAGACTAGTCAGAGAACAAACAAAGCGGCCACATGCAGCACAGCAGTTGATGCCAAGAAAATGAAGAGGACACAACGAAGTAGTTCAGTTCATCCAGAAGAAGATAATGGGAAGAAACTGACCAGTGAAAGAAAGAGGGCAGAGAAGAGGAAGCATGCCGGTTCAGAAGAAATGGGGTCATGGGAGTGGAAGAAACCTGAAATACGGCTTTTTTACACCAGGAGAAGCCGCAGGGAACAAGAGCCATCTCCCGATGAAATGCTTGTCCCTGATGCAGATTTCTATGCCTTTGGTGATCATTCTGGGAACTCTTTCCAGAAGGATCAAGTGTGGGCCACATATGATGAAGAAGATGGCATGCCTCGCTACTATGCTTTGATCCAGACAGTGCACTCCAGACGCCCTTTTAAGGTTACATTTGCATTCCTCAAGGCGGATAATCCCGACGAGTTTGGGGCTTCAGACTGGCTCTCATGTGGATTCTCCAAGACCTGTGGCGATTTCAAGCCTGGTGCATCCGAAGATGCTGACGAGCTGAATAAATTCTCTCATCTTGTCGCATGTCAGAAAGGTCCAGGTAGAAGAATCATCAGAATTCTTCCACGGAAAGGTGATATCTGGGCCCTGTACCAGAACTGGTCTGCCGACTGGGATGAACTTGTACCTGATGAGACAATGTACAAGTATGACTTGGTGCAGGTTCTTGACAGCTACAGCCCAAGTGAAGGCCTTTCTGTCATGCCCATTGAGAAAGTCCCTGGCTTTGTGTCTGTGTTCAAGCCACTTTCTGACCCAGCAAAGAGCAGGAGGATTCCAGAGGAGGAAATGACGCGGTTTTCGCACCAGGTGCCGTTTCATATCCTTACTGGTGAAGAAGCTCACAATTCCCCCAAGGGATGCTATGAATTGGATCCAGGCTCAACTCCAAAGGAACTTCTTCAAGTAGTCTGA